The Colias croceus chromosome 21, ilColCroc2.1 genome window below encodes:
- the LOC123701542 gene encoding uncharacterized protein LOC123701542 translates to MSSVVKCANCNVVINEVLAFVHNKISVMDDESISRICASAFSESEIVAAKKLLFESLSTTKRKITRKKAGKNIRDIDDIICLIRDTDSEDIPVFVARDLEKLPPVLFDHVDVTRLLKDIVKLRQDLDMMKEDYATVKQMDQLRSEVQYLSSGWRNVNTKRGAYVARLTSYECDSGPMGLPLECNERSSEYFQQKSALESPLKSVINNQIAEGSSEALPQGMQYDSTVELRETATMTHIAGQLIESLATPHAQSAPVPPPVHGVADGASPPPPPLSPAQAGGRVPLSPAPLLMLPSPAACTEPLPPPVEKIGSGPVAPKSLAEIVREGQWKTQAPSDQWVRVQNKRSRNRFVGKRGKAESEPGSNFKAAETKVPMYIYNVAKGVSVCDIHTYIRKKTNIDVTIEKMGMKLAKDYESYKIFVPKHSLINFLNDDFWPKGVAYRRFINIIRRDKGNVRVTSENIDKSNL, encoded by the coding sequence ATGTCCTCCGTGGTAAAATGTGCAAATTGCAATGTAGTGATCAACGAAGTGCTGGCCTTCgtccataataaaatatctgtaATGGACGATGAAAGTATTAGCAGAATCTGTGCAAGCGCTTTCTCTGAAAGTGAAATTGTAGCGGCGAAGAAGTTGTTGTTCGAATCCTTGTCGACAACGAAACGTAAGATAACGAGGAAGAAGGCGGGGAAAAATATTCGTGATATAGACGACATCATCTGTCTTATTCGCGATACCGACTCCGAGGATATCCCAGTCTTCGTGGCCCGCGATCTTGAGAAGTTACCCCCGGTTCTGTTCGATCATGTCGACGTGACGAGGCTACTGAAAGACATTGTTAAGCTACGGCAGGATCTCGACATGATGAAAGAAGACTATGCTACAGTTAAGCAGATGGACCAGTTGAGAAGTGAGGTGCAATATCTTTCATCAGGATGGCGCAATGTAAACACCAAAAGAGGTGCATATGTCGCAAGACTCACAAGTTATGAGTGCGATAGTGGTCCCATGGGATTGCCGTTAGAGTGCAATGAACGCAGTAGTGaatattttcaacaaaaatCTGCGTTAGAATCTCCTCTAAAATCCgttattaataatcaaatagcGGAGGGTAGCAGTGAAGCTTTGCCGCAAGGTATGCAATACGATTCGACCGTCGAACTTCGAGAAACGGCTACGATGACGCACATCGCGGGTCAGCTGATCGAGTCGCTTGCGACTCCTCACGCGCAGTCCGCACCCGTTCCCCCGCCGGTGCACGGTGTGGCCGACGGAGCttcgccgccgccgccgccgctgTCCCCCGCGCAGGCCGGTGGCCGCGTTCCCCTGTCCCCCGCCCCGCTGCTGATGCTACCTAGTCCGGCCGCATGTACTGAGCCGCTACCACCACCAGTCGAAAAAATTGGATCCGGCCCTGTCGCTCCTAAATCGCTGGCGGAGATTGTTCGAGAAGGCCAATGGAAGACACAGGCCCCGAGTGACCAGTGGGTTCGTGTCCAAAACAAAAGATCACGAAACCGTTTCGTTGGGAAGCGAGGAAAAGCGGAGTCTGAGCCTGGAAGTAATTTTAAGGCAGCGGAAACTAAGGTTCCCAtgtacatttataatgtggcgAAGGGCGTGTCCGTGTGTGACATCCATACCTACATAAGGAAGAAGACTAACATTGATGTTACAATTGAAAAAATGGGCATGAAGTTAGCGAAGGATTACgaatcatacaaaatattcgtACCTAAACATTCGTTAATAAATTTCCTGAATGATGACTTCTGGCCAAAGGGGGTAGCCTATCGTCGATTTATCAACATTATCAGACGTGATAAGGGAAATGTCCGTGTGACGAGCGAGAATATTGACAAGTCTAATTTATGA